In Astyanax mexicanus isolate ESR-SI-001 chromosome 17, AstMex3_surface, whole genome shotgun sequence, a single window of DNA contains:
- the LOC125782431 gene encoding uncharacterized protein LOC125782431 has product MGPQLAEELFPTPPHLSSSTSALCTQKRSGYQPPIMPWSAEPSNIPAVDDWMRRSEEVWEETHRRIEAVLQRQKQQADRLRRETPLYSPGDRVWLSTRDFRQPDANKKLSVKYIGPFKVIKRINEVTYRLDLPSHYRVCPSFHVSLLKPVIPGPLDETSLGASPPPPVAMDGGPVYAVERLLDSRRRRGALEYLVDWKGYGPEERSWVPATDVLDPLMVDDFHRSHPSRPAPRPRGRPRRRSPGPRRGRRGGSVSVRSLSSVRSPRRGRPRSRASIHSVPVSGPPVQDSAEVGGAVSLCRPHPSDYSDSLEGGTVTRPCSPSTLPDSISQDPMNNNVNNTRSPSPNHVTLRRSDSPVF; this is encoded by the exons atgggaccccagttggCCGAGGAGCTGTTTCCCACACCACCACACCTGTCAAGCTCAACGTCAGCGCTCTGCACTCAGAagagatcag GATATCAaccacccatcatgccctggtCAGCCGAACCCTCTAATATTCCTGCGGTAgacgattggatgcgtcggagcgaggaagtgtgggaggagactcacagacgcATTGAGGCTGTTTTACAACGGCAGAAACAACAGGCTGATCGCCTACGCCGTGAGACCCCCCTTTACTCTCCTGGTGATCGGGTTTGGCTATCTACAAGGGATTTCCGGCAACCAGATGCTAATAAGAAACTTTCAGTTAAGTATATTGGTCCTTTCAAagtcattaagagaattaatgaagttacCTACCGTCTCGATCTACCCTCTCACTACCGTGTATGCCCTTCTTTTCATGTGTCTTtattaaagccggttatccctggtccgttgGATGAGACATCGCTCGGGgcgtctcctcctcctccggtgGCTATGGACGGTGGCCCGGTTTATGCGGTAGAACGACTTTTGGACTCCAGGAGGAGAAGGGGAGCCCTGGAGTATCTGGTGGACTGGAAGGGCtacggacctgaggagagaagTTGGGTTCCGGCAACTGATGTCCTGGATCCTTTAATGGTGGATGACTTTCACCGGTCTCATCCATCCCGTCCTGCACCACGCCCCAGAGGTCGCCCTAGGAGAAGGTCTCCAGGTCCAAGAAGGGGTAGACGCGGTGGTTCTGTCTCTGTCCGGTCCCTCAGTTCGGTCCGCAGTCCCAGGAGGGGTCGTCCCAGGTCCAGGGCTTCCATCCATTCCGTTCCCGTTTCTGGGCCACCTGTTCAGGACTCCGCTGAGGTTGGGGGGGCTGTCTccttgtgtcgtcctcatccttcggattattcggactctttggaggggggtactgtcacgcggccgtgttctccttccacgctacctgactccatttcccaagatcccatgaacaataacgtcaacaacacacgctcaccttcacccaatcatgttacgctccgacgctcagactcacctgtgttctga